The Meriones unguiculatus strain TT.TT164.6M chromosome 1, Bangor_MerUng_6.1, whole genome shotgun sequence genome has a segment encoding these proteins:
- the LOC110539546 gene encoding olfactory receptor 8B12-like has product MTAKNSSVTEFILSGLTDQPGLRMPLFFLFLGFYLVAMVGNLGLISLIGLNSHLHTPMYLFLFNLSLVDFFYLSTIIPKMLMSFISTKNIISHPGCMTQLFFFCFFVVSESFILSAMAYDRYVAICKPLMYTVTMSPQVCLLLLLGVYVMGFSGGMAHTGNIMSLTFCADNLVNHFMCDILPLLELSCNNTFTNELVVFIVVAFDIGVPIIAIFISYALILSSILHMHSTEGRSKAFSTCSSHIIVVCLFFGSGAFMYLKPPSTLPLDQGKMSSLFYTVVVPMLNPLIYSLRNKDVKVALRKTVGRRIFS; this is encoded by the coding sequence ATGACTGCCAAGAATTCCTCTGTGACAGAGTTCATCCTCTCAGGCCTGACAGACCAGCCGGGACTCCGCATGCCCCTCTTCTTCCTGTTTCTAGGTTTCTACTTGGTTGCCATGGTGGggaacctgggtttgatctcccTGATAGGGCTGAACTCTCACTTGCACACTCCCATGTACTTATTTCTCTTCAATCTTTCCTTAgtagatttcttttatttatccaCCATCATCCCCAAAATGCTGATGAGTTTTATCTCAACAAAGAACATCATCTCTCACCCAGGCTGCATGACACagctatttttcttctgtttctttgttgtctCCGAGTCCTTCATCCTGTCAGCCATGGCGTATGACCGTTATGTTGCCATCTGCAAGCCACTGATGTACACAGTCACCATGTCTCCCCAGGTGTGTTTGCTCCTTCTACTGGGAGTCTACGTGATGGGCTTTTCTGGAGGCATGGCCCACACAGGAAACATAATGAGTCTGACCTTCTGTGCTGACAACCTTGTCAATCACTTCATGTGTGACATCCTACCTCTTCTTGAGCTGTCCTGCAACAACACCTTCACAAATGAGCTGGTGGTATTCATTGTTGTGGCCTTTGATATTGGTGTGCCCATCATCGCCATCTTCATCTCTTATGCCCTCATCCTCTCTAGCATTCTTCACATGCATTCCACAGAGGGCAGGTCCAAGGCCTTCAGCACCTGCAGCTCCCACATTATTGtggtttgtcttttctttggtTCTGGGGCTTTCATGTACCTCAAGCCACCTTCCACTTTGCCACTAGATCaaggaaaaatgtcttctttGTTCTATACAGTTGTGGTGCCCATGTTGAATCCTCTGATCTATAGTTTGAGAAATAAGGATGTCAAAGTTGCCTTAAGGAAAACCGTGGGCAGGAGAATATTTTCTTAA
- the LOC110539545 gene encoding olfactory receptor 8A1, producing the protein MAAENHSTVTEFILGGLTNRPELQLPLFLLFLGIYMVTMVGNLGMIALIGLNTQLHTPMYFFLSNLSLVDLCYSSVITPKMLMNFVSQRNLISYVGCMSQLYFFLVFVIAECYMLTVMAYDRYVAICQPLLYNIIMSPALCSVLVAFVYAMGLIGSTIETSLMLKLHYCEDLISHYFCDILPLMKLSCSSTYDVEMAVFFLAGFNIVVTSLTVLVSYAFILSSILRISSTEGRSKAFSTCSSHFAAVGLFYGSTAFMYLKPSTASSLAQENVASVFYTTVIPMLNPLIYSLRNKEVKAALDKTLRTKLF; encoded by the coding sequence ATGGCTGCAGAAAACCACTCCACCGTGACAGAGTTCATCCTCGGGGGCCTAACTAACAGGCCAGAGCTCCAGctgcccctcttcctcctcttcctggggATCTATATGGTCACCATGGTGGGAAACCTGGGCATGATCGCCTTGATTGGACTCAACACGCAACTCCAcacccccatgtacttcttcctcagcAACCTGTCCCTCGTGGATCTCTGCTACTCCTCCGTCATTACCCCCAAAATGCTCATGAATTTTGTGTCCCAAAGAAACCTCATCTCCTACGTGGGGTGCATGTCTCAGCTCTACTTCTTCCTTGTTTTCGTCATTGCTGAGTGTTACATGCTCACCgtgatggcctatgaccgctacgTGGCCATCTGCCAACCCTTGCTTTACAACATCATCATGTCCCCTGCCCTCTGCTCTGTCCTGGTGGCTTTTGTCTATGCCATGGGACTCATTGGGTCAACGATAGAGACCAGCCTCATGCTGAAGCTACACTACTGTGAGGACCTCATCAGCCACTACTTCTGTGACATCCTCCCCCTCATGAAGCTCTCCTGCTCCAGTACCTATGATGTAGAGATGGCTGTCTTCTTCTTAGCTGGATTCAACATTGTAGTTACAAGCTTAACAGTGCTTGTTTCCTATGCCTTCATCCTGTCCAGCATCCTTCGAATCAGCTCCACTGAGGGCAGGTCCAAAGCCTTCAGCACCTGCAGCTCCCACTTTGCTGCTGTGGGATTGTTCTATGGATCCACCGCATTCATGTACTTAAAGCCTTCCACAGCTAGTTCTCTGGCCCAGGAGAATGTAGCTTCTGTGTTCTATACCACAGTGATCCCCATGCTCAACCCCCTGATCTACAGCCTGAGGAACAAGGAGGTGAAGGCTGCACTGGACAAAACACTGAGGACAAAACTCTTTTGA